In Tenrec ecaudatus isolate mTenEca1 chromosome 4, mTenEca1.hap1, whole genome shotgun sequence, a single window of DNA contains:
- the LOC142445875 gene encoding olfactory receptor 52A1-like translates to MFISNFTVFMPSVLTLVGIPGLESEQCWIGIPFFVMYLIAMIGNFLLLTVIKSERSLHEPMYIFLSMLGTTDIGLAMSIIPKMLGVFCFHMPEIYFDSCLLQMWFIHTFQIIESGILLAMAFDRYIAICYPLRHVTILNFRLVIQIGTAVTLRAAALITPCIILIKSRLKYYHTTVISHSYCEHMAIVKLAAGNIWVNNIYGLFVAFTAGGFDVIFISLSYIQILTTILRLPQKEARFKAFDTCVTHICVFLQFYLLAFFSFCTHRFDSHIPPYIHILFSSIYLLVPPFLNPLVYGLKNKQMRSHVVKMFHF, encoded by the coding sequence ATGTTCATTTCCAATTTTACTGTTTTCATGCCCTCTGTGTTGACTCTAGTAGGGATCCCAGGGCTGGAGTCTGAGCAGTGCTGGATTGGGATCCCATTCTTTGTCATGTATCTCATTGCAATGATTGGAAACTTCTTGCTGCTGACCGTCATAAAATCAGAACGCAGCCTCCACGAGCCTATGTACATCTTCCTCAGCATGCTTGGAACCACTGATATTGGACTTGCTATGAGCATTATACCCAAGATGCTTGGCGTGTTCTGTTTTCACATGCCAGAAATTTATTTTGATTCTTGTTTGCTTCAAATGTGGTTTATACACACTTTTCAGATAATTGAGTCAGGCATCCTGCTTGCTATGGCTTTCGATCGTTACATTGCCATCTGTTACCCTCTGAGGCATGTCACCATCTTAAACTTCCGGCTGGTCATCCAAATAGGTACTGCAGTAACTCTCAGGGCTGCTGCCCTTATCACCCCCTGCATAATACTGATAAAGAGCCGCCTTAAATATTATCACACAACTGTCATCTCGCACTCCTACTGTGAGCATATGGCGATTGTGAAGCTTGCTGCAGGAAATATTTGGGTCAACAATATCTATGGTTTATTTGTGGCCTTTACAGCTGGAGGATTTGACGTCATATTCATTTCCTTGTCCTACATCCAGATATTGACCACTATTTTACGTCTGCCCCAGAAGGAAGCGAGGTTTAAAGCATTTGATACTTGTGTCAcccacatttgtgtcttcctccagttctATCTCCTAGCCTTCTTCTCTTTCTGTACACATAGGTTTGATTCTCATATCCCCCCTTATATCCACATTCTCTTTTCTAGCATTTACTTGCTGGTCCCTCCATTTCTTAATCCACTTGTCTATGGGTTAAAGAACAAGCAGATGCGCAGTCATGTTGTGAAAATGTTCCACTTTTAA